A part of Tardiphaga sp. vice304 genomic DNA contains:
- the otnC gene encoding 3-oxo-tetronate 4-phosphate decarboxylase, whose product METKLREEICRLGRSLFERGLTPGSSGNISVRCDDGGWLVTPTNASLGSLDPARLSRLDASGRLISGDAPTKEVPLHTALYETRAASHAVVHLHSTHSVALSMLPEIDSRAALPPLTPYYLMKCGATALVPYHRPGDPAVAEAIKGLAGKYSSVLLANHGPVVAGDSLEAAVYAIEELEETAKLYLLLRGLNPRYLSPAQVKDLSEVFGLGLPEEPHRHD is encoded by the coding sequence ATGGAAACGAAACTGCGCGAAGAGATCTGCCGGCTTGGCCGCTCATTGTTCGAGCGCGGGCTGACCCCGGGCTCGTCCGGCAATATCAGCGTGCGCTGCGACGACGGCGGCTGGCTGGTAACGCCGACCAACGCCTCGCTGGGCTCGCTCGATCCGGCAAGGCTGTCGCGGCTGGATGCCTCCGGCCGGCTGATTTCGGGCGACGCGCCGACCAAGGAAGTGCCGTTGCACACCGCCTTGTACGAGACCCGCGCCGCTTCGCACGCCGTCGTGCACCTGCACTCGACGCATTCGGTGGCGCTGTCGATGCTGCCCGAGATCGACTCGCGCGCCGCGCTGCCGCCGCTGACGCCGTACTACCTGATGAAATGCGGCGCCACCGCGCTGGTGCCATATCACCGGCCCGGCGATCCGGCGGTCGCCGAGGCGATCAAGGGGCTGGCGGGGAAGTATTCATCGGTGCTGCTGGCCAATCACGGCCCGGTGGTGGCCGGCGACTCGCTGGAGGCCGCGGTGTACGCGATCGAGGAACTGGAAGAGACGGCGAAGCTGTATTTGCTGCTGCGCGGGTTGAACCCGCGATATTTGTCACCGGCGCAGGTGAAGGATCTGTCGGAGGTGTTCGGGCTGGGGCTGCCGGAGGAGCCGCATCGGCACGATTGA
- a CDS encoding branched-chain amino acid ABC transporter permease, translating into MDQTYTQTRRRDLTLAIFLAALAAVVPFFVKDVNVQNIMVLTLMWAALSQSWNILGGYCGQISLGHALYFGLGAYTTTLLLTKFGVLPWFGMIAGGAISALIALGLGYPTFRLRGHYFVIATIVIAEIGLLLFHNWEYAGAALGIDVPVRGDSWARFQFTRSKLPYYYFALVFCCVAWFVTWKLENSKWGYWWRAVKDNPEAAESLGVVVFNSKMGAAAISAFLTAIGGAMYAQYVSYIDPESVMTFQFSLLMALPAVLGGIGTLWGPVLGAVILIPLTELTRNYLGGSGRGVDLILYGAVIVLISLARPEGLIGLFSRKPASKGVPQ; encoded by the coding sequence ATGGACCAGACCTACACCCAGACCCGCCGCCGCGACCTCACGCTCGCTATCTTCCTCGCGGCGCTTGCCGCCGTCGTGCCGTTCTTCGTCAAGGACGTCAACGTCCAGAACATCATGGTGCTGACCCTGATGTGGGCAGCGCTGTCGCAGAGCTGGAACATCCTCGGCGGCTATTGCGGCCAGATCTCGCTCGGCCACGCGCTGTATTTCGGCCTCGGCGCCTACACCACCACGCTGCTGCTGACCAAGTTCGGCGTGCTGCCATGGTTCGGGATGATCGCAGGCGGCGCGATCTCGGCGCTGATCGCGCTGGGCCTCGGCTATCCGACCTTCCGGCTTCGCGGCCATTACTTCGTCATCGCCACCATCGTGATCGCCGAAATCGGCCTGCTGCTGTTCCACAACTGGGAATATGCCGGCGCCGCACTTGGCATCGACGTGCCGGTGCGCGGCGACTCGTGGGCGCGCTTCCAGTTCACCCGCAGCAAGCTGCCCTACTACTACTTCGCGCTGGTGTTCTGCTGCGTCGCCTGGTTCGTCACCTGGAAGCTGGAAAACTCCAAATGGGGCTATTGGTGGCGCGCGGTGAAGGATAATCCCGAAGCCGCCGAGAGCCTGGGCGTCGTGGTGTTCAATTCCAAGATGGGCGCCGCGGCGATCTCCGCCTTCCTCACCGCGATCGGCGGCGCGATGTATGCGCAATACGTCTCCTATATCGACCCCGAAAGCGTCATGACCTTCCAGTTCTCGCTGCTGATGGCGCTGCCGGCGGTGCTGGGCGGCATCGGCACGCTGTGGGGGCCGGTGCTCGGCGCGGTGATCCTGATCCCGCTCACGGAGCTCACCCGCAACTATCTCGGCGGCTCCGGCCGCGGCGTCGACCTCATCCTTTATGGCGCGGTCATCGTGCTGATCTCGCTGGCGCGGCCGGAGGGGCTGATCGGCCTGTTTTCGCGCAAACCGGCTTCCAAAGGAGTGCCGCAATGA
- a CDS encoding putative hydro-lyase, with protein MASFSAERPGDAEMLPSAVARRGYRAGKYGSTAGVAPGFVQGNLVILPQSQAADFHRFCQLNPKPCPIIGMSDPGDPRIPSLGLDLDIRTDIPQYVVWKDGEAIDRPAEVMKYWRDDLVSFVIGCSYSFEEAMMADDLPIRHIEQDVLVPMYRTNIACQPAGPFAGPMVVSMRPLKPRDAIRAVQITSRFPAVHGAPVHLGLPHSIGIADINKPDYGDAVHINDDEIPVFWACGVTPQSVIAAARVPFAITHAPGVMLITDLKNKHLAVL; from the coding sequence ATGGCGAGTTTTTCAGCAGAGCGACCGGGGGATGCCGAGATGCTGCCGAGTGCCGTTGCGCGCCGCGGCTATCGCGCCGGCAAATATGGCAGCACGGCCGGCGTCGCGCCGGGTTTTGTCCAAGGCAATCTGGTGATTCTGCCGCAATCCCAGGCCGCTGACTTCCACCGCTTCTGCCAGCTCAATCCGAAGCCGTGCCCGATCATCGGCATGTCGGATCCGGGCGATCCGCGCATCCCATCGCTCGGCCTCGACCTCGATATCCGTACCGACATCCCGCAATACGTCGTGTGGAAGGATGGCGAGGCGATCGACCGTCCGGCGGAGGTGATGAAATACTGGCGCGACGATCTGGTGTCGTTCGTGATCGGCTGCTCGTATTCGTTCGAGGAGGCGATGATGGCCGACGACCTGCCGATCCGCCACATCGAACAGGACGTGCTGGTCCCGATGTACCGCACCAACATCGCCTGCCAGCCGGCCGGCCCGTTCGCAGGTCCCATGGTGGTGTCGATGCGGCCGTTGAAGCCGCGCGATGCGATCCGAGCCGTGCAGATCACCTCGCGGTTTCCCGCGGTGCACGGCGCGCCGGTGCATCTCGGCCTGCCGCATTCGATCGGCATTGCCGACATCAACAAGCCCGACTATGGCGATGCCGTGCACATCAACGACGACGAGATTCCGGTATTCTGGGCCTGCGGCGTCACCCCGCAGAGCGTCATCGCGGCGGCGCGCGTGCCGTTCGCGATCACGCACGCGCCGGGTGTGATGCTCATTACCGATCTCAAGAACAAGCACCTGGCTGTTTTATAA
- the otnK gene encoding 3-oxo-tetronate kinase — protein MTLALGCIADDYTGASDLANTLTRCGLRTVQTIGIPSDDLALPEVDAVVVSLKSRSIAADIAVSRSRAAERWLRGRGAGHVLFKICSTFDSTEQGNIGPVMDALRADAAEPIVLVTPAFPETGRTVYQGHLFVGHVPLHESPLKDHPLNPMHDSNLVRVLARQSRTKVGLLDLATIARGPQAVRAHLDALATRGIGAAIADAVFGPDLGTIGAVALTHCVSVGASGLGLGLARALIASGRVAAHSAAAPAGEDIGGAAACLAGSCSQATLQQIARAEQTMPILRLDAKQIIGGDAVVRALSWATPRIGSGAFLIASSSTPEDVAAIQARHGRDVVGHAIEQAMADIAEALVQAGVRRLVVAGGETSGAVVDRLAIPGFMVGAEIAPGVPVLRAVGAKQGAMLLALKSGNFGGPEFFSEANNLMR, from the coding sequence ATGACGCTGGCGCTGGGCTGCATCGCCGACGACTACACCGGCGCCTCCGATCTCGCCAATACGCTGACCCGCTGCGGGCTGCGCACCGTGCAGACCATCGGTATTCCTTCTGACGATCTGGCCTTGCCGGAGGTCGATGCCGTCGTGGTATCGCTGAAGAGCCGTTCGATTGCGGCAGATATTGCCGTCTCGCGTTCCCGCGCGGCGGAGCGATGGCTGCGTGGCCGCGGCGCCGGTCATGTGTTGTTCAAGATCTGCTCCACCTTCGACTCTACCGAGCAGGGCAATATCGGTCCGGTGATGGACGCGCTGCGCGCCGATGCCGCCGAGCCGATCGTGCTCGTCACGCCGGCGTTTCCGGAAACCGGCCGCACCGTCTATCAGGGCCACCTCTTCGTGGGCCATGTGCCTTTGCACGAAAGCCCGCTGAAGGACCATCCGCTCAACCCGATGCACGATTCCAATCTGGTCCGCGTGCTGGCACGGCAGAGCCGGACGAAAGTGGGGCTGCTCGATCTCGCAACCATCGCTCGCGGGCCGCAGGCGGTGCGCGCGCATCTCGATGCGCTCGCGACGCGGGGAATCGGTGCGGCGATCGCGGATGCGGTGTTCGGTCCTGATCTCGGAACCATCGGCGCGGTAGCGCTGACACATTGCGTCTCGGTCGGCGCCTCCGGCCTCGGCCTTGGTCTCGCGCGCGCGCTGATCGCGTCCGGCCGCGTTGCGGCGCATTCCGCCGCCGCGCCGGCCGGCGAGGATATCGGCGGCGCTGCGGCCTGTCTCGCCGGCAGTTGTTCGCAGGCGACGCTGCAGCAGATCGCGCGCGCCGAGCAGACCATGCCGATATTGCGTCTCGATGCGAAGCAGATCATCGGTGGCGACGCGGTGGTGCGCGCGCTTTCGTGGGCCACACCGCGGATCGGCAGCGGCGCTTTCCTGATCGCCAGCAGTTCGACGCCGGAAGACGTGGCTGCGATACAGGCGCGTCACGGCCGTGATGTCGTCGGCCATGCCATCGAGCAGGCGATGGCGGATATCGCCGAAGCCCTGGTGCAGGCCGGCGTGCGACGACTGGTGGTCGCGGGCGGCGAGACCTCCGGCGCGGTGGTCGATCGATTGGCGATCCCCGGCTTCATGGTCGGTGCGGAAATTGCACCCGGCGTGCCGGTGCTGCGCGCCGTCGGCGCCAAGCAAGGCGCGATGTTGCTGGCGTTAAAGTCCGGCAATTTCGGAGGGCCTGAATTCTTCAGCGAAGCAAATAATTTGATGCGCTGA
- a CDS encoding ParE family toxin-like protein, protein MKHFASPEFWTAYRLLPENIRALADKNFDLLKSDPRHPSLQLKKIGRYVSARVGLRYRALAVETEGGLMWFWIGSHADYDALLK, encoded by the coding sequence GTGAAGCACTTCGCCAGTCCGGAATTCTGGACGGCCTATCGGCTTCTACCCGAAAACATCCGCGCGCTAGCCGACAAGAATTTTGACTTGTTGAAAAGCGACCCACGGCATCCCTCGCTACAGTTAAAGAAAATTGGCCGGTATGTTTCGGCCCGGGTCGGATTGCGCTACCGGGCTCTCGCCGTCGAGACGGAGGGCGGCCTGATGTGGTTCTGGATCGGATCGCATGCCGATTACGACGCGCTGTTGAAGTAG
- a CDS encoding ABC transporter substrate-binding protein, whose protein sequence is MTISRRNVLLGGAAAATLMPLARRARAQVKEVVIGVIYPLSGASAQIGVDAQKAFETAADIINKNYDFDLPLARGEGFSGLGGAKVRLVFADHQADPQKGRAEAERLITQEKVCAIVGTYQSAVAVTVSQICERYQIPFISADNSSPSLHRRGLKYYFRAAPHDEMFSTAMFDFFDAMKKKGQKIETLALFHEDTIFGTDSANAQLKLAADRGYKIVADIKYRANSPSLTAEVQQLKAANADVLMPSSYTTDGILLIKTMGELGYKANAIVAQDAGFSEKALYDAVGDRIPGVISRGSFSLDLAAKRPMVGKINDMYKEKSGKDFNDYSSRQFMGLIVMADAINRAKSTDGEKIREALVATDMPGEQTIMPWAKVKFDELGQNNFADPVLLQYTGGKFVTVFPPQGAIAEATWPMK, encoded by the coding sequence ATGACGATATCTCGCCGAAACGTATTGCTGGGCGGCGCTGCCGCAGCGACCCTGATGCCGCTTGCAAGGCGCGCTCGCGCGCAGGTCAAGGAAGTCGTGATCGGCGTGATTTATCCCTTGTCCGGTGCCTCCGCGCAGATCGGCGTCGATGCCCAGAAGGCGTTCGAGACCGCCGCCGACATCATCAACAAGAACTACGATTTCGACCTGCCGCTGGCGCGCGGCGAAGGCTTTTCCGGCCTTGGCGGCGCCAAGGTGCGACTGGTATTCGCCGATCATCAGGCCGACCCGCAGAAGGGCCGCGCCGAAGCCGAGCGCCTGATCACCCAGGAAAAGGTTTGCGCGATCGTCGGCACCTACCAGAGCGCGGTGGCTGTCACCGTCAGCCAGATCTGCGAACGCTACCAGATCCCGTTCATCTCGGCCGACAACTCGTCGCCGAGCCTGCATCGTCGCGGCCTGAAATATTACTTCCGCGCCGCCCCGCATGACGAGATGTTCTCGACCGCGATGTTCGACTTCTTCGACGCGATGAAGAAGAAGGGCCAGAAGATCGAGACGCTGGCGCTGTTCCATGAGGACACCATCTTCGGCACCGACTCCGCCAATGCGCAGCTCAAGCTCGCCGCCGACCGCGGCTACAAGATCGTCGCCGACATCAAGTACCGCGCCAACTCGCCGTCGCTGACGGCGGAAGTGCAGCAGCTCAAGGCGGCCAATGCCGACGTGCTGATGCCCTCCAGCTACACCACCGACGGCATCCTCTTGATCAAGACGATGGGCGAACTCGGCTACAAGGCCAACGCCATCGTGGCGCAGGACGCCGGTTTCTCCGAAAAGGCGCTGTATGACGCCGTCGGCGACAGGATCCCCGGCGTCATCTCGCGCGGTTCGTTCTCGCTCGATCTCGCCGCCAAGCGCCCGATGGTCGGCAAGATCAACGACATGTACAAGGAGAAGTCCGGCAAGGACTTCAACGATTACTCGTCGCGCCAGTTCATGGGCCTGATCGTGATGGCCGACGCCATCAACCGCGCCAAGTCGACCGACGGCGAGAAGATCCGCGAAGCCCTGGTCGCCACCGACATGCCGGGCGAGCAGACCATCATGCCGTGGGCCAAGGTCAAGTTCGACGAACTGGGCCAGAACAATTTCGCCGATCCGGTGCTGCTGCAATACACCGGCGGCAAATTCGTCACCGTGTTCCCGCCGCAGGGCGCGATCGCGGAAGCGACCTGGCCGATGAAGTAA
- a CDS encoding branched-chain amino acid ABC transporter permease, with protein sequence MTAATIIQSLASGLLMGLLYGLIAVGLALIFGLMDVTNFAHGEFLMLAMYGAFFMFAFFAIDPLLAAPLVAAGMFAFGAAIYLLVVRFAMRAKSNIGMVQIFATFGLAILIRGLAQFFFTPDYRSIPTSWLGGKTVSLGGIFLPVPQLVGALISLCAFGALYFFIKKTDFGRALEATREDAGAVALVGIDKNKVFALGWGLGSALVGLAGAVMAMFFYIYPDVGASFALIAYVTVALGGFGSVFGAFAGGIIVGLVEASTALILPPSLKSVGIYAVYLLVVFIRPRGLFGSI encoded by the coding sequence TTGACCGCCGCCACCATCATCCAGTCTCTTGCCAGCGGTCTGCTGATGGGGCTGCTCTACGGCCTGATTGCGGTCGGTCTGGCCCTGATCTTCGGCCTGATGGACGTCACCAACTTCGCGCATGGCGAATTCCTGATGCTGGCGATGTATGGCGCGTTCTTCATGTTCGCCTTCTTCGCCATCGATCCGCTGCTGGCGGCTCCCCTGGTGGCGGCCGGCATGTTCGCCTTCGGGGCGGCGATCTATCTTCTCGTCGTGCGGTTCGCGATGCGGGCCAAATCCAATATCGGCATGGTGCAGATCTTCGCCACCTTCGGCCTCGCCATCCTGATCCGTGGCCTGGCGCAGTTCTTCTTCACGCCCGACTATCGCAGCATCCCGACCTCGTGGCTCGGCGGCAAGACGGTGTCGCTGGGCGGCATCTTCCTGCCGGTGCCGCAGCTGGTCGGCGCGCTGATCTCGCTGTGCGCGTTCGGCGCGCTGTACTTCTTCATCAAGAAGACCGATTTCGGCCGCGCGCTCGAAGCGACCCGCGAAGACGCCGGCGCGGTGGCGCTGGTTGGCATCGACAAGAATAAGGTGTTCGCACTCGGCTGGGGCCTCGGCTCCGCGCTGGTCGGCCTCGCCGGCGCGGTGATGGCGATGTTCTTCTATATCTATCCCGATGTCGGCGCGTCGTTCGCGTTGATCGCCTATGTCACCGTGGCGCTGGGCGGCTTCGGCTCGGTGTTCGGCGCCTTTGCCGGCGGCATCATCGTCGGTCTGGTGGAAGCCTCCACCGCGCTGATCCTGCCGCCGTCGCTGAAGTCGGTCGGCATTTACGCCGTCTATCTGCTGGTGGTGTTCATCCGGCCCCGCGGCCTGTTCGGATCGATCTGA
- a CDS encoding ABC transporter ATP-binding protein, with protein MTTPLLETRGVFQRFGGLIANSDVSISVGRGEIVGLIGPNGAGKSTLFNLIAGVLPPTQGSIWFNGEDVTNLPAAARCQRGIARTFQVVKSFETMTVIDNVIVGALIRTTVMKEARRKAHEVLEFCGLGARAHVLASQLIPSEKRRLEVARALATEPKLLLLDECLTGLTPLEAQSGVALVRKVRETGVTVLMVEHVMEIVMPLVDRAIVLNLGKVLVEGKPADVVRHPEVISAYLGDRHAVGA; from the coding sequence ATGACGACACCCCTGTTAGAGACCCGCGGCGTGTTTCAGCGTTTCGGCGGCCTGATCGCCAATAGCGACGTGTCGATCTCGGTCGGCCGTGGCGAGATCGTCGGCCTGATCGGCCCGAACGGCGCCGGCAAGTCCACTTTGTTCAACCTGATCGCCGGCGTGCTGCCGCCGACGCAAGGGTCGATCTGGTTCAACGGCGAGGACGTCACTAATCTGCCGGCGGCGGCGCGCTGCCAGCGCGGCATCGCCCGCACTTTTCAGGTGGTGAAGAGCTTCGAGACCATGACGGTGATCGATAACGTCATCGTCGGCGCGCTGATCCGCACGACGGTGATGAAGGAAGCGCGCCGCAAGGCGCATGAGGTGCTGGAATTCTGTGGCCTCGGCGCGCGCGCCCATGTGCTGGCCAGCCAGCTCATTCCGTCCGAGAAGCGCCGGCTCGAAGTGGCGCGTGCGCTGGCCACCGAGCCCAAGCTGCTGCTGCTCGACGAGTGCCTCACGGGGCTCACCCCGCTTGAGGCGCAGTCGGGCGTGGCATTGGTCCGCAAGGTGCGCGAGACCGGCGTTACTGTCCTGATGGTCGAGCACGTCATGGAAATCGTGATGCCGCTGGTCGACCGCGCCATCGTGCTTAATCTCGGCAAGGTCCTCGTCGAGGGCAAGCCCGCGGATGTCGTCCGGCATCCCGAAGTCATCAGTGCCTATCTCGGGGATCGCCATGCTGTCGGTGCGTGA
- a CDS encoding ABC transporter ATP-binding protein, whose translation MLSVREVSTAYQGLVAISEVTIDVAKGEIVAVCGANGAGKSTLIKTIAGAERPRSGTVTFDGEQINGIPQHLITARGIAYVPENRRLFPRLSVGDNLRLGSYMYRGKPDRDEPLKLVFDLFPRLAERLEQRAETLSGGEQQMLAISRALMTRPRLLMLDEPSQGIMPKLVDEIFQAVVKIRDMGMTVLIVEQRMSEVLEIADRAYILQTGRVQMQGKAADIMGNADVRKAYLGL comes from the coding sequence ATGCTGTCGGTGCGTGAAGTCTCCACCGCCTATCAGGGGCTGGTCGCCATTTCAGAAGTCACGATCGATGTCGCGAAGGGCGAAATCGTCGCGGTGTGCGGCGCCAATGGTGCCGGAAAGTCGACGCTGATCAAGACCATTGCGGGTGCCGAGCGCCCGCGCTCGGGCACGGTCACCTTCGATGGCGAGCAGATCAACGGCATCCCGCAGCATCTGATCACCGCGCGTGGCATCGCCTATGTGCCGGAGAACCGTCGGCTGTTTCCGCGGCTGTCGGTCGGCGACAATCTGCGGCTCGGCAGCTACATGTATCGCGGCAAGCCCGACCGCGACGAACCGCTAAAGCTGGTGTTCGACCTGTTCCCGCGTCTGGCGGAACGCCTCGAGCAGCGCGCCGAAACATTGAGCGGCGGCGAACAGCAGATGCTGGCGATCAGCCGCGCGCTGATGACCCGCCCGCGGCTCCTGATGCTCGATGAGCCCTCGCAGGGCATCATGCCGAAGCTGGTCGACGAGATCTTCCAGGCCGTGGTCAAGATCCGCGACATGGGCATGACCGTCTTGATCGTCGAGCAGCGGATGTCCGAAGTGCTGGAGATCGCCGACCGCGCCTATATCTTGCAGACCGGCCGCGTCCAGATGCAGGGCAAGGCCGCCGACATCATGGGCAATGCGGATGTCAGGAAGGCGTATCTGGGGCTGTAG
- a CDS encoding LysR family transcriptional regulator: MADFKGLETFLWVVTLGSFRGAAQKLNTTQPAISQRIAQLEREMGVRLLQRDRKIASPTPSGRQLMVYAEKLIGMRAEMMAAVSDRSAMRGVLRLGVAETIVHTLLSRLIKSVNEAYPNLTLEIEVDITSNLRTRLLAQEIELALLMGPVSSSTVRNRLLCDYPIGFLASPALGLGDRMLTVQDLARHPIITFPRKTQPYEIVRSLFNRPELPPIRLHASASLATVIHMAIEGLGIAVIPTAIVQNELADGRLQLLNTDVEMQPLTFSASWLASPDTVAIELVAELAAQLTQKTSLQPSPSVDVSAAPRH; the protein is encoded by the coding sequence ATGGCCGATTTCAAAGGGCTGGAAACCTTCCTCTGGGTGGTGACGCTGGGCAGCTTTCGCGGCGCCGCGCAGAAGCTGAACACCACACAGCCAGCGATCTCGCAGCGCATCGCGCAGCTCGAGCGCGAGATGGGCGTGCGGCTGCTGCAGCGCGACCGCAAGATCGCCTCGCCGACGCCTTCCGGCCGGCAGTTGATGGTCTATGCCGAGAAGCTGATCGGCATGCGCGCGGAGATGATGGCGGCGGTCAGCGACCGCTCGGCGATGCGCGGCGTGCTGAGGCTCGGCGTCGCCGAGACCATCGTGCATACCCTGCTGTCGCGGCTGATCAAAAGCGTCAACGAGGCCTACCCCAATCTGACGCTGGAGATCGAGGTCGACATCACCTCCAATCTGCGGACCCGGTTGCTGGCGCAGGAAATCGAGCTGGCGCTGCTGATGGGCCCGGTGAGCAGTTCGACGGTGCGCAACCGGTTGCTGTGCGACTATCCTATCGGCTTCCTCGCCAGCCCCGCGCTCGGACTGGGCGATCGGATGCTGACGGTGCAGGATCTCGCCAGGCATCCGATCATCACCTTTCCGCGCAAGACGCAGCCCTACGAGATCGTGCGTTCGCTGTTCAACCGGCCAGAACTGCCGCCGATCCGGCTGCATGCCTCGGCCTCGCTGGCGACCGTGATCCACATGGCGATCGAAGGTCTCGGCATCGCCGTGATCCCCACCGCGATCGTCCAGAACGAGCTGGCGGACGGCCGGCTGCAGCTCCTCAATACCGATGTGGAAATGCAGCCGCTGACATTCTCGGCAAGCTGGCTGGCGTCGCCCGACACGGTCGCGATCGAACTCGTCGCCGAGCTCGCCGCACAGCTGACGCAAAAGACGTCTTTGCAGCCCAGCCCGTCGGTTGACGTCTCCGCGGCGCCGCGTCATTGA
- the otnI gene encoding 2-oxo-tetronate isomerase, translating to MPRFAANLSMMFTEHPFLDRFDAAAAAGFTAVEFLFPYEHPPEVIAERLQRNDLQQVLFNLPPGDWEAGEKGFAARPDKFDELRQSVHTALPYVKATGVRRLHMMAGLADRRDPKAVAAFRKSVEWTANFFGDQGIDVMLEPINKRDVPGYFLNDFEFARDLIVDMKIPNVGLQFDIYHCQILHGDVTMRLREMLPLIGHIQIASVPSRHEPGEELNYPFLFAELDRLGYEHYIGCEYRPAAGTVAGLGWFSPYAAVKQ from the coding sequence ATGCCCCGCTTTGCCGCCAACCTGTCGATGATGTTCACCGAACATCCGTTCCTCGATCGCTTCGATGCCGCCGCGGCCGCCGGCTTCACCGCGGTCGAATTCCTGTTCCCCTACGAGCATCCGCCGGAAGTGATCGCCGAGCGCCTGCAGCGCAATGACCTGCAGCAGGTGCTGTTCAACCTGCCGCCGGGCGACTGGGAGGCCGGCGAAAAAGGCTTCGCCGCGCGGCCCGACAAGTTCGACGAGTTGCGACAAAGCGTTCATACCGCGCTGCCCTATGTGAAGGCGACAGGCGTGCGACGGCTGCATATGATGGCGGGCCTCGCCGATCGCCGGGATCCCAAGGCGGTGGCGGCGTTCCGCAAGTCGGTGGAATGGACCGCGAACTTTTTCGGCGACCAGGGCATCGACGTGATGCTCGAGCCGATCAACAAGCGCGACGTGCCGGGCTATTTCCTCAACGACTTCGAATTTGCGCGCGACCTGATCGTCGACATGAAGATTCCGAATGTCGGGCTGCAGTTCGACATCTACCACTGCCAGATCCTGCATGGTGATGTCACCATGCGGCTGCGCGAGATGCTGCCGCTGATCGGCCATATCCAGATCGCCAGCGTGCCGTCGCGCCACGAGCCGGGCGAGGAGCTGAACTATCCGTTCCTCTTTGCCGAGCTCGACCGGCTCGGCTACGAGCACTACATCGGTTGCGAATATCGTCCGGCCGCCGGCACCGTCGCGGGTCTCGGCTGGTTTTCGCCCTATGCCGCGGTGAAGCAATGA
- the ltnD gene encoding L-threonate dehydrogenase gives MSGQAGRSLRAVSFPSRRPFRLSPTLSREGQAVLPKAKAAQKAGNEETEGCCMPPTESGKPRVAVIGLGSMGFGMATSLRRAGLDVTGCDVSPDAVAKFVGEGGQGAASPAAAAQHADIVVSVVVNAAQTETILFAADGVASTLAKDAVFISSATMDPDVARRLARQLEATGRHYLDAPISGGAQRAAQGELTILASGSPAAFAKARPALDAMAAKLYELGDEPGQGAAFKMINQLLAGVHIAAASEAIAFAAKQGLDIRKVYEVITASAGNSWMFENRIPHVLDGDYAPRSAVDIFVKDLGIIQDMARTAKFPVPVSAAALQMFLMTSASGMGRDDDASVARMYARVTGTKLPGDPA, from the coding sequence ATGAGCGGCCAAGCCGGCAGATCTCTTCGCGCAGTTTCGTTTCCATCGCGGCGTCCTTTTCGGCTTTCTCCCACGCTTTCGCGTGAGGGCCAAGCCGTGTTACCCAAGGCCAAGGCCGCGCAAAAAGCCGGCAATGAGGAAACCGAGGGATGCTGCATGCCGCCGACTGAATCCGGGAAACCGCGCGTCGCCGTGATCGGGCTGGGCTCGATGGGCTTTGGCATGGCGACATCGCTGCGCCGCGCCGGCCTCGACGTCACCGGCTGCGATGTTTCTCCGGATGCGGTCGCCAAATTCGTCGGCGAGGGCGGGCAGGGCGCCGCTTCCCCGGCCGCCGCGGCGCAACACGCCGATATCGTCGTCAGTGTCGTCGTCAATGCGGCGCAGACCGAAACCATCCTGTTCGCCGCCGACGGCGTGGCCTCGACGCTGGCAAAAGACGCCGTGTTCATCTCCTCGGCAACGATGGACCCCGACGTCGCGCGCCGGCTCGCTCGGCAACTCGAGGCCACCGGCCGGCATTATCTCGATGCTCCGATCTCCGGCGGCGCGCAGCGCGCCGCGCAGGGCGAACTGACCATCCTGGCTTCGGGCAGTCCGGCCGCGTTTGCCAAAGCGCGCCCGGCGCTCGATGCGATGGCCGCCAAGCTCTATGAACTCGGCGACGAACCCGGCCAGGGTGCCGCTTTCAAGATGATCAACCAACTGCTGGCCGGCGTGCACATTGCCGCGGCGTCGGAGGCGATCGCCTTCGCCGCCAAACAGGGGCTCGACATCCGCAAGGTCTACGAAGTCATCACCGCCTCGGCCGGCAATTCCTGGATGTTCGAGAACCGAATTCCGCATGTGCTCGATGGCGACTATGCGCCGCGCAGCGCGGTCGACATCTTCGTCAAGGACCTCGGCATCATCCAGGACATGGCGCGCACCGCGAAGTTTCCGGTGCCGGTGTCGGCTGCGGCGCTGCAGATGTTCCTGATGACCTCCGCTTCCGGCATGGGGCGCGACGACGACGCCTCGGTGGCGCGGATGTACGCGAGGGTGACGGGTACGAAACTGCCCGGCGATCCGGCCTGA